In one window of Lynx canadensis isolate LIC74 chromosome B3, mLynCan4.pri.v2, whole genome shotgun sequence DNA:
- the INAFM2 gene encoding LOW QUALITY PROTEIN: putative transmembrane protein INAFM2 (The sequence of the model RefSeq protein was modified relative to this genomic sequence to represent the inferred CDS: inserted 3 bases in 2 codons; deleted 3 bases in 2 codons), with protein MKERDAAPAERGKPATYTGDXKAKMAAKTNKKWVRLATVFAYVLSVSLGRHRARRYYSLIWQPVGAGTSGGAAGPPPGGSNATGPSGTSGAAAXGPNATWSSRREAPRDVPPLQAARPMPPEPSADSPPGRAAERPRGPEEDEEEAAAAPGVVEPLRARAAGNHSPLPTPGGRTLQQDGAGTRGE; from the exons ATGAAGGAGCGCGACGCGGCCCCGGCCGAGCGGGGCAAGCCGGCCACCTACACCGGGG AGAAGGCGAAGATGGCGGCCAAGACCAACAAGAAGTGGGTCCGGCTCGCCACCGTGTTTGCCTACGTGCTCTCCGTGTCGCTTGGCCGCCATCGTGCTCGCCGCTACTACAGCCTCATCTGGCAGCCGGTGGGCGCCGGGACCTCGGGGGGAGCCGCCGGCCCGCCCCCCGGCGGCTCCAACGCCACCGGCCCGTCCGGGACTTCGGGGGCGGCGGC TGGGCCCAATGCCACATGGTCGTCCCGCCGCGAGGCACCGCGCGACGTC CCCCCGCTGCAGGCGGCGCGGCCCATGCCTCCGGAGCCCTCTGCAGAC AGTCCCCCCGGCCGGGCCGCTGAGCGGCCGCGGGGAccggaggaggacgaggaggaagcGGCGGCGGCGCCGGGAGTCGTTGAGCCCCTCCGCGCCAGGGCGGCCGGGaaccattctcccctccccacgcCCGGAGGCAGGACTTTGCAGCAGGACGGGGCGGGGACCCGCGGGGAGTGA